Proteins from a genomic interval of Gluconacetobacter diazotrophicus PA1 5:
- a CDS encoding amino acid permease: MAQPPANPPTSSLLRRKRIEIPADAQGLRRVLGPGSLIALGIGCTIGAGLFSLTGIAASENAGPAVVLSYIVAAIACGFAGLCYSELASMIPIAGSAYTYAYMALGEVVAWIIGWDLVLEYAVGAAAVSVSWSRYVTSLLGGWGISLSPRLVASPFEAVVLPDGSHVAGIMNLPAAFIICVVSLLLIRGVSESARVNSAIVVVKLAIIVAVIAFGLPYIKTANYVPFIPANTGTFGHFGLSGIMRAAGTIFFAYVGFDAVSTAAQEARNPARDMPIGILGSLLICTVAYVAFSLVLTGLVNYKDMLGDAAPVATAIDQTPFGWLKLAVKFGIICGFTSVLLVLLLGQSRVFYAMARDGLLPGLFSSIHPRWRTPWYSNLLFMVITGGLAAFLPIDQLAHMTSIGTLLAFVIVCIGVMFLRRSAPDMERRFRVPGGPVIPVLGIVCCLAVMLSLDRLTWVRLVVWLIVGMAIYFGYSRRSSHLARGA; this comes from the coding sequence ATGGCGCAGCCGCCCGCTAACCCGCCGACTTCCAGCCTGCTTCGCCGCAAACGAATCGAAATCCCCGCCGACGCGCAGGGGCTGCGGCGGGTCCTGGGGCCGGGCAGCCTGATCGCGCTGGGAATCGGTTGTACGATCGGCGCCGGGCTGTTTTCGCTGACCGGCATCGCCGCGTCGGAAAACGCCGGCCCCGCCGTCGTGCTGTCCTATATCGTCGCGGCCATCGCCTGCGGCTTCGCGGGCCTGTGCTACAGCGAGCTGGCCAGCATGATCCCCATCGCCGGCAGCGCCTATACCTATGCCTACATGGCGCTGGGCGAGGTCGTGGCCTGGATCATCGGGTGGGACTTGGTGCTGGAATACGCCGTCGGCGCCGCCGCGGTGTCGGTCAGTTGGTCGCGCTATGTCACGTCGCTGCTGGGGGGATGGGGAATTTCCCTGTCGCCCCGGCTGGTGGCCTCGCCGTTCGAAGCGGTGGTACTGCCCGACGGCAGCCATGTCGCGGGAATCATGAACCTGCCCGCCGCCTTCATCATCTGCGTCGTGTCGCTGCTGCTGATTCGCGGGGTGTCGGAATCGGCACGGGTCAACAGCGCCATCGTGGTGGTGAAGCTGGCGATCATCGTCGCGGTGATCGCGTTCGGCCTGCCCTATATCAAGACCGCGAACTACGTGCCCTTCATCCCCGCCAATACCGGCACGTTCGGCCATTTCGGCCTGTCGGGCATCATGCGCGCGGCGGGCACCATCTTCTTCGCCTATGTGGGCTTCGACGCCGTATCCACCGCGGCGCAGGAGGCCCGCAATCCCGCCCGGGACATGCCCATCGGCATCCTGGGCAGCCTGCTGATCTGCACCGTGGCCTATGTGGCGTTCTCGCTCGTGCTGACGGGGCTGGTGAATTACAAGGACATGCTGGGCGATGCGGCGCCGGTGGCCACGGCCATCGACCAGACGCCGTTCGGCTGGCTGAAGCTGGCCGTGAAGTTCGGCATCATCTGCGGCTTCACCTCGGTGCTGCTGGTCCTGCTGCTGGGCCAGAGCCGCGTCTTCTACGCCATGGCGCGTGACGGGCTGCTGCCGGGGCTGTTTTCGTCCATCCATCCGCGGTGGCGCACGCCGTGGTATTCCAACCTGCTGTTCATGGTCATCACCGGCGGGCTGGCCGCCTTCCTGCCGATCGACCAGCTTGCGCACATGACGTCGATCGGCACCCTGCTGGCCTTCGTCATCGTCTGTATCGGGGTGATGTTCCTGCGCCGCAGCGCGCCGGACATGGAACGCCGCTTTCGCGTGCCCGGCGGCCCGGTGATTCCGGTGCTGGGCATCGTCTGCTGCCTGGCGGTCATGCTTTCGCTGGACCGGCTGACCTGGGTCCGGCTGGTGGTCTGGCTGATCGTCGGCATGGCGATCTATTTCGGTTACAGCCGGCGCAGCAGCCATCTGGCCCGGGGCGCATAG
- the hemB gene encoding porphobilinogen synthase, whose protein sequence is MTLGRFPATRPRRNRQDDFTRRLVAETTLTVDNLIWPIFVMEGTDTQTEVASMPGVRRVTLDRLAAHVEPAAALGIPALALFPITPTSLRDAEGTEAMNPDNLMCRAARVLKREFPDMGLIGDVALDPYTDHGHDGLIRDGYVVNDESVAVLSRQAVNQAAAGIDIIAPSDMMDGRIGVIRRDLDAQGLTGTRIMSYAAKYASAFYGPFRDALGSGGLLKGDKKTYQMDPANSDEALREVEQDLAEGADMVMVKPGMPYLDIIRRVHDRFAVPTFAYQVSGEYAMLTAAMDHGWLDRDRTMLESLMAFRRAGASGVLTYFAVDAARRLRGG, encoded by the coding sequence ATGACGCTCGGCCGCTTTCCCGCCACCCGTCCGCGCCGCAACCGCCAGGACGATTTCACCCGACGCCTGGTCGCGGAAACGACGCTGACGGTCGACAACCTGATCTGGCCGATCTTCGTCATGGAAGGCACCGACACGCAGACCGAGGTCGCCTCGATGCCCGGCGTGCGCCGGGTGACGCTGGACCGGCTGGCGGCCCATGTCGAACCGGCGGCGGCGCTGGGCATTCCGGCCCTGGCGCTGTTCCCGATCACCCCCACCTCCCTGCGCGACGCGGAGGGGACCGAGGCGATGAACCCCGACAACCTGATGTGCCGGGCGGCGCGCGTGCTGAAGCGTGAATTCCCCGACATGGGCCTGATCGGGGACGTGGCGCTGGACCCCTATACCGACCATGGGCATGACGGACTGATCCGCGACGGATATGTCGTCAACGACGAATCCGTCGCCGTCCTGTCGCGGCAGGCGGTCAACCAGGCGGCGGCCGGCATCGACATCATCGCGCCGTCCGACATGATGGACGGCCGCATCGGCGTCATCCGCCGCGACCTGGACGCGCAGGGCCTGACCGGCACGCGGATCATGTCCTATGCCGCCAAATATGCCAGCGCGTTCTATGGCCCGTTCCGCGACGCGCTGGGATCGGGCGGGCTGCTGAAGGGCGACAAGAAGACCTACCAGATGGACCCGGCCAACAGCGACGAGGCCCTGCGCGAGGTGGAGCAGGACCTGGCCGAGGGGGCGGACATGGTCATGGTCAAGCCCGGGATGCCGTATCTGGACATCATCCGCCGGGTCCATGACCGCTTCGCGGTGCCGACCTTCGCGTACCAGGTATCGGGCGAATACGCGATGCTGACCGCAGCCATGGACCATGGCTGGCTGGACCGCGACCGCACCATGCTGGAAAGCCTGATGGCCTTCCGCCGCGCCGGCGCCAGCGGGGTGCTGACCTATTTCGCGGTGGACGCCGCACGCCGGCTGCGGGGCGGCTGA
- a CDS encoding arginyltransferase, translated as MTYTSPRRPQLFYTTAPMPCPYVAGRMERKVVTDIGGPDAERLHNRLSRAGFRRSHTIAYAPVCPSCSACVPIRVPVASFSPDRTQRRTLRRNATIEGFEVPAHATTEQFTLFQRYQFARHAEGDMAAMNFYDYRAMIEDTPIDTMMIEFRTPEDRLVCVSLIDRLDDGLSAVYSFFDPTMDARSLGSYAIMHLIAHTRRLGLPYLYLGYWIRDSAKMAYKARFQPAEILFHGAWTPLDRDRLPEEGDRGPARFPASLTE; from the coding sequence ATGACCTATACATCGCCACGTCGTCCGCAACTTTTCTACACGACCGCCCCCATGCCGTGTCCCTATGTCGCAGGCCGGATGGAACGCAAGGTGGTGACCGACATTGGCGGGCCGGACGCCGAACGGCTGCATAACCGCCTGTCGCGCGCCGGTTTCCGGCGCAGCCACACCATCGCCTATGCCCCGGTCTGCCCGTCCTGCAGCGCGTGCGTGCCCATCCGGGTGCCGGTGGCCTCCTTCTCGCCCGACCGCACGCAGCGCAGGACCCTGCGCCGCAATGCGACGATCGAGGGGTTCGAGGTTCCGGCCCACGCCACGACCGAGCAATTCACCCTGTTCCAGCGCTACCAGTTCGCCCGCCATGCCGAGGGCGACATGGCGGCGATGAATTTCTACGATTACCGGGCGATGATCGAGGACACCCCGATCGACACGATGATGATCGAGTTCCGCACGCCCGAGGACCGGCTGGTCTGCGTCAGCCTGATCGACCGGCTGGATGACGGGCTGTCGGCGGTCTACAGCTTCTTCGACCCCACGATGGACGCCCGGTCGCTGGGGTCCTACGCGATCATGCACCTGATCGCGCACACGCGGCGGCTGGGGCTGCCCTATCTCTATCTGGGCTACTGGATTCGCGACAGCGCCAAGATGGCGTACAAGGCCCGCTTCCAGCCGGCGGAAATCCTGTTCCACGGCGCCTGGACGCCGCTGGACCGCGACCGCCTGCCCGAGGAAGGCGATCGCGGGCCCGCCCGCTTCCCGGCCAGCCTGACCGAGTAG
- the parC gene encoding DNA topoisomerase IV subunit A — MSVDTSGHIEETRLADALSERYLAYAMSTIMSRSLPDVRDGLKPVHRRMIYAMRQLRLDPTSGFKKCARVVGDVIGKYHPHGDASVYEALVRLAQDFAVRYPLVEGQGNFGSIDGDNAAAMRYTEARMTEVARALLEGIDDDSVDFRPTYDGEEQEPVVLSAAFPNLLANGAAGIAVGMATSIPPHNVGEICSAAIRLIRSPDATVADLMEDMPGPDFPTGGLIVEDRTTLLQAYETGRGSMRIRARWSVEQGRFGTWQVVVTEIPYQVQKSRLIEQIADLMEQKKLPLLGDIRDESTTDIRLVLEPKSRGVEPEVLMETLFRATALESRFALNMNVLGADRVPGVRSLREVLRAWLDHRHDVLQRRSRHRLQAVDRRLEILDGFLAVYLNLDEVIRIIREEDDAKAGLMATFSLTELQAESILNMRLRSLRRLEELEIRKEHAALTAERGDLTALLGSEPLRWKKITEEVKAIRKAFGAGALGTRRSELAAPPRAIELSAIEAVEREPLTLILSAKGWVKTLKGHGIDPTAQKFKEGDGFRLAVECQSTDRLCVFATDGRAFTLRAADLPRGRGDGQPIRLLIELSNDEDLVAVFPVREGTRHLLASSAGRGLVIRDEDLVAEKRTGKQVLNLKDAESARICLPVEGDHVVVLGQNRRMLVFPVAQLPEMARGLGVALQKYKEGGLMDACLLSSTDGAAWPDPARIRPFADFRDYLGKRADVGRPAPAWATRKPKPKTPAGG; from the coding sequence ATGTCAGTGGATACCAGCGGCCATATCGAGGAAACCCGTCTCGCGGACGCGTTGAGCGAGCGGTACCTGGCCTATGCGATGTCCACCATCATGTCGCGTTCGCTGCCCGACGTGCGCGACGGGCTGAAGCCGGTGCATCGCCGGATGATCTATGCGATGCGGCAATTGCGCCTGGACCCGACATCGGGGTTCAAGAAATGCGCCCGCGTCGTCGGTGACGTCATCGGTAAATACCACCCCCACGGCGATGCTTCGGTCTACGAGGCGCTGGTGCGCCTGGCGCAGGATTTCGCCGTCCGCTACCCACTGGTCGAGGGGCAGGGCAATTTCGGCTCGATCGACGGCGATAACGCGGCGGCGATGCGTTATACCGAAGCCCGGATGACCGAGGTCGCGCGCGCCCTTCTGGAAGGGATCGACGACGATTCGGTCGATTTCCGCCCGACCTATGACGGCGAGGAGCAGGAACCCGTTGTCCTGTCGGCGGCCTTTCCGAACCTGCTGGCCAACGGCGCGGCCGGCATCGCGGTCGGCATGGCCACCAGCATTCCCCCCCATAATGTCGGCGAGATCTGTTCGGCCGCGATCAGGCTGATCCGGTCGCCTGATGCGACGGTGGCGGACCTGATGGAGGACATGCCCGGTCCGGACTTCCCGACCGGCGGCCTGATCGTCGAGGACCGCACGACCCTGTTGCAGGCCTACGAGACCGGGCGCGGCAGCATGCGCATCCGCGCCCGCTGGTCGGTCGAGCAGGGCCGATTCGGCACCTGGCAGGTCGTGGTGACGGAAATTCCGTACCAGGTGCAGAAATCCCGCCTGATCGAGCAGATCGCCGACCTGATGGAACAGAAGAAGCTGCCGCTTCTGGGCGATATCCGCGACGAAAGCACGACCGACATCCGCCTGGTGCTGGAGCCCAAGTCGCGCGGTGTGGAACCCGAAGTGCTGATGGAAACGCTGTTTCGCGCCACCGCGCTGGAAAGCCGCTTCGCCCTGAACATGAACGTGCTGGGCGCCGACCGCGTGCCCGGCGTACGCAGCCTGCGCGAGGTCCTGCGCGCGTGGCTGGACCATCGGCATGATGTGCTGCAACGCCGCAGCCGCCACCGGCTGCAGGCGGTGGACCGCAGGTTGGAAATCCTGGACGGGTTCCTGGCCGTCTATCTGAACCTGGATGAAGTCATTCGCATCATCCGCGAAGAAGACGACGCCAAGGCCGGGCTGATGGCCACGTTCTCGCTGACCGAATTGCAGGCCGAGTCGATCCTGAACATGCGCCTGCGCAGCCTGCGCCGGCTCGAGGAACTGGAGATCCGCAAGGAACACGCGGCGCTGACGGCCGAACGCGGTGACCTGACGGCCCTGCTGGGCAGCGAGCCCCTGCGCTGGAAGAAAATCACCGAGGAAGTGAAGGCCATCCGCAAGGCATTCGGCGCCGGCGCGCTGGGCACGCGGCGCAGCGAACTGGCCGCCCCGCCGCGCGCGATCGAACTGTCGGCCATCGAGGCGGTGGAGCGCGAGCCGCTGACCCTGATCCTGTCCGCCAAGGGCTGGGTCAAGACGCTGAAGGGCCACGGCATCGACCCGACGGCCCAGAAATTCAAGGAAGGCGACGGGTTCCGCCTGGCGGTGGAATGCCAGTCCACCGACCGGCTGTGCGTCTTCGCCACCGACGGCCGTGCCTTCACCCTGCGCGCCGCCGACCTGCCGCGCGGGCGCGGCGACGGCCAGCCGATCCGCCTGCTGATCGAACTGTCGAATGACGAGGATCTGGTGGCGGTCTTCCCGGTGCGCGAGGGCACGCGCCACCTGCTGGCTTCCAGCGCCGGGCGGGGCCTGGTGATCCGCGACGAGGACCTGGTGGCCGAAAAGCGTACCGGCAAGCAGGTGCTGAACCTGAAGGATGCCGAAAGTGCGCGGATCTGCCTGCCGGTCGAGGGCGACCACGTCGTGGTGCTGGGGCAGAACCGGCGCATGCTGGTCTTCCCGGTAGCGCAACTGCCGGAAATGGCGCGCGGCCTGGGCGTGGCCTTGCAGAAATACAAGGAAGGCGGCCTGATGGACGCCTGCCTCCTGTCCTCGACGGACGGCGCGGCGTGGCCCGATCCGGCGCGAATCCGTCCCTTTGCCGATTTCCGTGACTATCTGGGCAAGCGCGCCGATGTCGGCCGACCCGCCCCGGCCTGGGCGACCCGCAAGCCCAAACCGAAGACCCCGGCCGGCGGGTAG
- the recO gene encoding DNA repair protein RecO, which yields MEWEAPALVLSASPYGESSAIVHLLTEDLGLVHGLARGGTARANRALWQPGNLIRASWRGRLPDQLGNLSGELVHGSAARLMSAPLALAMLASACAVADGTLPEREPHPRIFHLLTRFFSLLSLDPDMAGWGGMAALLRWEACLLGDLGYGMDLSACAVTGGSAELAWVSPRTGRAVSDAAAGEWRPRLLRLPPLFLDESDPGTVQDWRDGLRLTGHFLARDAFGQRHRPLPPARLRLVDMIDALQPGALHPDD from the coding sequence ATGGAATGGGAGGCACCCGCCCTTGTGCTGTCTGCGTCCCCCTATGGCGAAAGCAGCGCCATCGTCCATCTGCTGACCGAGGATCTCGGCCTGGTCCACGGCCTGGCCCGTGGGGGCACCGCCCGCGCCAACCGCGCGCTGTGGCAGCCCGGTAACCTGATCCGCGCCTCCTGGCGGGGGCGCCTGCCGGACCAGTTGGGCAATCTGTCCGGCGAACTGGTCCATGGGTCCGCCGCGCGGCTGATGTCCGCGCCGCTGGCCCTGGCGATGCTGGCCTCGGCCTGCGCGGTGGCCGACGGCACCCTGCCCGAGCGCGAACCCCATCCCCGTATCTTCCACCTGCTGACCCGCTTCTTCAGCCTGCTCAGCCTCGACCCCGACATGGCCGGGTGGGGCGGCATGGCGGCCCTGCTGCGGTGGGAGGCCTGCCTGCTCGGCGACCTGGGCTATGGCATGGACCTGTCGGCATGCGCGGTGACGGGGGGCAGCGCGGAACTGGCCTGGGTCTCGCCCCGGACCGGGCGCGCGGTCAGCGACGCGGCGGCGGGGGAATGGCGGCCGCGCCTGCTGCGCCTGCCGCCGCTGTTCCTGGACGAATCCGATCCCGGCACCGTCCAGGACTGGCGGGACGGGCTGCGCCTGACCGGGCATTTCCTGGCCCGTGACGCCTTCGGCCAGCGCCATCGCCCGCTGCCGCCCGCGCGGTTGCGGCTGGTGGATATGATCGATGCCCTTCAGCCCGGCGCCCTCCACCCCGACGATTGA
- the tsf gene encoding translation elongation factor Ts → MAEITAALVKELREKTGAGMMDCKKALNEAGGEIEGAIDWLRTKGLAAAAKKSGRVTAEGLVAVASAPRAAAMVEVNAETDFVARNESFQAFVEAVARAALTAGEDLEKIKAVVLDSGRTVADELTHLIATIGENMSIRRARVLSVPSGVVASYIHSAVRPGLGKIGVLAAIEAPSESEALELLGRQVGMHVAATRPAALDIDSVDPASLERERAVLVEQARASGKPEAIIEKMVEGRIRKFYEEVVLLEQVWVHDGESTVRKVVQKAGAKLSGFDRFQLGEGIEKEENDFAAEVAKAAGV, encoded by the coding sequence ATGGCGGAGATTACCGCAGCCCTGGTGAAGGAACTTCGCGAGAAGACCGGTGCCGGCATGATGGACTGCAAGAAGGCCCTGAACGAGGCCGGCGGCGAGATCGAGGGCGCGATCGACTGGCTGCGCACCAAGGGCCTGGCGGCGGCCGCGAAGAAGTCGGGCCGCGTGACGGCCGAGGGCCTGGTGGCCGTGGCCTCGGCCCCCCGCGCTGCCGCGATGGTCGAAGTGAACGCCGAAACCGACTTCGTCGCGCGCAACGAGAGCTTCCAGGCGTTCGTCGAGGCCGTGGCCCGCGCTGCGCTGACCGCCGGCGAGGACCTGGAGAAGATCAAGGCCGTGGTGCTGGACAGCGGCCGCACCGTCGCTGACGAGCTGACCCACCTGATCGCGACGATCGGCGAGAACATGTCGATCCGCCGCGCCCGCGTGCTGAGCGTGCCGTCGGGCGTCGTCGCCAGCTACATCCATTCCGCCGTCCGTCCGGGCCTGGGCAAGATCGGCGTCCTGGCCGCCATCGAAGCCCCGTCCGAGAGCGAGGCGCTGGAACTGCTGGGCCGCCAGGTCGGCATGCATGTCGCCGCCACCCGCCCGGCCGCGCTGGACATCGACAGCGTCGATCCCGCGTCGCTGGAGCGCGAGCGTGCGGTGCTGGTCGAGCAGGCCCGTGCCTCCGGCAAGCCCGAAGCGATCATCGAGAAGATGGTCGAAGGCCGCATCCGCAAGTTCTACGAGGAAGTGGTCCTGCTGGAGCAGGTCTGGGTGCATGACGGCGAAAGCACCGTCCGCAAGGTCGTCCAGAAGGCCGGCGCCAAGCTGAGCGGCTTCGATCGCTTCCAGCTCGGTGAAGGCATCGAGAAGGAAGAGAACGACTTCGCGGCCGAGGTCGCCAAGGCGGCCGGCGTCTGA